Proteins from one Impatiens glandulifera chromosome 2, dImpGla2.1, whole genome shotgun sequence genomic window:
- the LOC124926139 gene encoding probable lipid-A-disaccharide synthase, mitochondrial, protein MIRTIRGWRNGSADFGFLRNRIRSVRALSSAVIDMADRDGELRVFVVAGEVSGDNIGSRLMASLRKLSPFPVRFAGVGGSMMSKQGLKSLFPMEDISVMGIWELLPHLYKFRVRLEETVEAALSFKPHVIVTVDAKGFSFRLLKKIRRGSLLARNSRKGFPAPPLHFHYVAPSFWAWKGGESRLRGLSEFVDHVLCILPFEEEVCRLNGLAATFVGHPVLEDALEAANETEDGIKMKGNSEEFRNQYGLSTGATIVSLLPGSRLQEVTRMLPIFLNTMELLKESCPSDLLTAAIHVAPNKHVEDYIASYSHKLNLPVVLIPGGSSNMRYDAFSASRMALCTSGTVAVELQLARVPCLVAYRAHLLTEYLIRYKAKVQYISLPNILLDEPVLPEVLFHACTPSNLASIVR, encoded by the exons ATGATCAGAACGATTCGGGGTTGGAGAAATGGCTCCGCTGATTTTGGATTCCTAAGGAATCGGATTAGGTCAGTACGGGCATTAAGCTCAGCGGTAATTGATATGGCCGATAGAGATGGAGAGTTGAGGGTTTTTGTAGTCGCCGGAGAAGTCTCAGGTGACAACATTGGTTCCCGTCTCATGGCTTCTCTCAGGAAGCTCTCTCCTTTCCCCGTTCGTTTTGCTGGTGTTGGCGg CTCCATGATGTCCAAGCAAGGATTGAAATCTTTATTCCCAATGGAAGATATATCTGTGATGGGAATATGGGAATTGTTGCCACATTTATATAAGTTCAGG GTTAGGTTGGAGGAAACAGTTGAGGCTGCATTATCATTCAAACCCCATGTTATAGTGACTGTGGATGCTAAGGGTTTTTCATTTCGACTGCTTAAGAAGATAAGAAGGGGTTCTCTTTTAGCTAGAAATAGTCGGAAGGGATTTCCTGCTCCTCCTCTGCACTTCCATTACGTGGCTCCTTCATTTTGGGCATGGAAAGGGGGTGAATCGAGACTACGAGGGCTTTCTGAATTCGTGGATCATGTATTATGTATACTTCCTTTCGAGGAAGAAGTTTGCAGATTGAATGGATTGGCTGCAACATTTGTTGGACATCCTGTACTTGAAGATGCTTTAGAGGCTGCAAATGAAACAGAAGACGGAATAAAGATGAAAGGAAATTCTGAAGAGTTTAGAAATCAATATGGCTTATCTACAG GAGCAACAATCGTTAGCTTGCTTCCAGGAAGCAGATTACAGGAGGTAACCcgcatgcttcccatcttcttgaATACAATGGAGCTTTTAAAGGAGTCGTGTCCTTCTGATCTATTGACTGCAGCAATTCATGTGGCACCCAATAAGCATGTGGAAGACTACATTGCCAGTTATTCACACAAATTGAATTTACCCGTCGTTCTGATTCCAGGCGGATCATCAAACATGAGATATGATGCTTTCAGT GCCAGCAGAATGGCCTTATGTACTTCGGGAACAGTAGCAGTGGAGTTGCAGCTAGCACGTGTACCTTGTCTGGTAGCCTATCGAGCCCATTTGTTAACCGAATATTTGATACGCTATAAAGCGAAAGTACAATACATATCTCTTCCCAATATTCTTTTGGATGAACCCGTCCTTCCTGAAGTCCTTTTCCATGCATGCACGCCTTCAAATCTAGCTTCAATTGTCAGGTAA
- the LOC124926137 gene encoding zinc finger CCCH domain-containing protein 12-like yields MPGNRQVRSNGCVSNPPLGELEDAVRRLKVDQQNGSLVSYPDRPGEPDCIHYLRTGQCGYRSNCRFNHPSSVGQGGTYGGEFPERVGQPDCVHYLKTGTCKYGSSCKYHHPADRNGAGQVVYNTLGLPLRQEEKSCSFYMRTGQCKFGAACKFHHPEPSSVGTFLPVYGTPGSSVVQFSGPPYASGPPLQGFQNYGSVIVPSQNMVSSNGWNTYLGCPVPALGSDLSYYKNVVESGSSSIPPLSTTVNSYLPERPDKPECRNYLSTGNCKYGSGCKYHHPRDRSPQWAAYTLGPLGLPMRPGQAVCSHYSLYGLCKYGPSCKFDHPLAGYYSYNYSLNHPTLSSTVDPSFGPQYQMNAMSSLTTKYSSNKLITNLSQKKPDEVSDESPIAETPPLEEDSSEINGLSTTTSLELDVHQDDNTV; encoded by the exons ATGCCGGGAAATCGGCAAGTCCGTAGTAATGGTTGTGTTTCCAATCCGCCACTCGGAGAACTTGAAG ATGCTGTAAGAAGGTTGAAAGTTGATCAGCAAAATGGTAGCTTGGTTTCTTATCCTGATCGACCCGGTGAACCGGACTGTATACACTATTTAAGGACTGGACAATGTGGTTATAGAAGCAATTGCAGGTTCAATCACCCTTCTTCTGTAGGACAG gGTGGAACCTATGGAGGAGAATTTCCAGAAAGAGTTGGGCAACCTGATTGTGTG CACTATCTTAAGACAGGAACCTGCAAATATGGATCATCCTGTAAATATCATCATCCGGCAGATAGAAATGGTGCTGGACAGGTTGTGTACAATACTTTGGGCCTTCCTTTGCGACAG gAAGAAAAGTCATGTTCCTTCTACATGAGAACTGGACAATGCAAATTTGGAGCTGCATGTAAATTCCATCATCCTGAACCTTCATCTGTTGGAACCTTCTTGCCGGTTTATGGAACTCCAGGCTCGTCGGTCGTGCAATTCTCTGGTCCTCCATATGCATCTGGACCGCCCCTGCAGGGATTTCAAAACTATGGATCTGTTATTGTACCATCTCAAAACATGGTATCTTCAAATGGATGGAATACTTATCTG GGGTGTCCTGTGCCTGCTTTGGGGTCAGATCTCAGTTATTACAAAAATGTGGTGGAATCAGGATCCAGTTCAATACCTCCTTTGTCGACAACAGTTAATTCTTATCTGCCTGAAAGACCAGATAAACCAGAATGCCGGAATTACTTGAGCACAGGAAACTGCAAATACGGATCTGGTTGCAAGTACCATCATCCTCGGGATCGATCTCCTCAATGGGCTGCATACACTTTAGGCCCGCTTGGACTTCCAATGAGACCC GGACAAGCTGTCTGTTCACACTATAGTCTATATGGATTATGCAAGTATGGCCCAAGTTGCAAATTTGATCACCCATTGGCAGGATATTATTCCTATAACTATAGTTTGAATCATCCAACTCTATCGTCCACAGTTGATCCAAGTTTTGGCCCCCAGTATCAAATGAACGCAATGTCATCTCTCACGACTAAATATTCATCTAATAAGTTAATTACCAACTTGAGCCAGAAGAAACCCGATGAGGTTTCAGATGAAAGCCCAATTGCGGAGACTCCTCCTCTTGAAGAAGATTCGTCAGAAATTAATGGTTTGTCTACTACTACTAGCCTGGAACTGGATGTGCACCAAGATGACAATACGGTTTGA